DNA sequence from the candidate division WOR-3 bacterium genome:
CCTACACAGTTAGAGTCACCTTCCATTCATTGATTTCGTAGTAAATCAATTGTCGAACAAAGTTTCAGCCTATAATTAAGTCGGAACGAAGATGAAGTTATCCTGCGATTTTTGTTGATGGCTTGCCTCGTGAAACTGTATAATTACAGATAATTAACCGAGAGGTGCATTAATGTATAAAATAGAATCGAAAATAAACCCGAACAGTTCGGAATTCAAAGAAAACTATGAAGCAATGGAACAGGCTGTAAAGATCCTTAAAGAAAGATTGGAACTCGTGCGAAAGGGTGGACCAGAATACATGCATAAAAAACATAAAGAACGTGGTAAATTGTTTGTTCGTGATCGCATCAAATTGCTTCTGGATCCGAATACCCCTTTTTTAGAACTAAGTCCACTTGCGGCATGGGATATGTATGATAATGAACATCCATCTGCTGCAATCATTACCGGTATCGGCGTGGTGCATGGTAGAGAAGTAATGGTGATTGCCCATGATGCAACAGTTAAGGGAGGCACTTATGTTCCCGAGACGATAAAAAAACATATTCGGGCCCAGGAAATTGCGATCGAGAATCGACTACCGTGTATCTATCTTGTTGACTCCGGGGGCATCTTTCTCCCACTACAGGTAGGGACGTTCCCTGACCGATTTCATTTTGGGAGAATATTCTACAATCAGGCGATAATGTCTGCAATGAATATTCCTCAGATTTCAGTGGTAATGGGTTTTTGTACTGCGGGTGGAGCATATCAACCTGCGATGAGTGATGAAGTAGTTCATGTAAAAGGTACCGGAACGATTTATATTGGTGGTCCCCCTTTGGTGAAAGCTGCAACGGGGGAAGTGGTTACCGAAGAGGAACTCGGGGGAGCCGATGTCCATTGTCGTATTTCGGGCGTGAGCGACCATTATGCAATAAATGACGAACAGGCAATAGAAATTACCCGTAATATCGTAGAAAATCTTGGTCGGCAACCAAAATATCCGTTGGAGCGGGTAGAACCAAAAGAACCGGCCTATGACCCGAAGGAATTATATGGAATAATTCCCAAGGATTTGCGCAAACCATTCGACATGCGTGAGGTGATTGCGCGAATCGTTGATAACAGCGAATTTCATGAATTCAAAGAACTTTATGGGCAAACCCTGGTTTGTGGTTTTGCTCGGATCATGGGTTATCCTGTGGGCATATTAGCAAATAACGGCGTTTTATTTTCTGAATCTTCACAGAAAGGTGCGCATTTTATTGAACTCTGTTGTGTGCGGAAAATCCCCTTAATATTTTTACAAAATATCACTGGGTTTATTGTGGGGAAGAGATACGAACATCAGGGAATAGCAAAGGATGGGGCGAAACTTGTTCACGCAGTGGCAAATGCCCAGGTGCCTAAATTTACGGTAATTATCGGCGGATCTTACGGTGCAGGGAATTACGGAATGTGCGGTCGGGCCTATGATCCAAGATTGTTATTCATGTGGCCCACAGCAAGGATTTGTGTAATGGGTGGAGAACAAGCTGCCGATGTTCTTACTGATATTAAGGTAAAAGCACTGGAGAAAGAAGGTAGGAAATTGACTCCCAAGGAAATAGCAGAAATTCGTAAGCCAATTTTGGCAAAATACGAATACGAATCAAGTGCTTATTATTCAACTGCAAGGATTTGGGATGATGGAATTATTGATCCGGTTGATACCCGCACCGTTCTTGGACTTGGTATTGCCATGTCGCTGAATGCACCGATACCTGAGCATAAATTTGGTGTGTTCAGGATGTAAACAATAAACGCAGAATCGCTACGCTTGCAGGAAACGCAGTATTACTTCGTTTGCAATATTGTTTCATTCGTTGAACAATGAAGTTTAAATACGAAGATTTAGAAATCTGGTGATTAGCAATAGAATTGATAAAGGCGGTTTACGGTTTTTTAAAAAAAATTTCCCGAGGATGAAAAATATGATTTAGTCTCGCAGGGGAAAAGGGCAGTAGTTTCTATCGCGTTAGATATTGCTGAAGGTAGCGGTAGGAAGACAGATAAGGATTTTAGTTTATTTATAAATCGATCAATAACTTCACTCCAGGAAGTGGATGCTGTTCTAAAAATCGGATTGAATTAAAATTATCTCACGATAGATGACTACAATTTTGTAGCACCTATTTTAGAAAAAGAATATTTTAAGCTTATCGCATTTGATAAAACTTTAAAGAAAGATAGCACTAAACGGAAGCGTTATGCTTAGGGGAATTAGATATTTTCACACCGAGTTCCAATCTGAAGGAACGATACTGCGAGTTCCAATTTTATTGGAACGATACTGCAATATTAAACTGGAGGTCTAATGAACAAAATAACCTTCAAAGACATTGATAAGAAACTCAAAGAAGCCTGGCAGCCTCAGGATGTAGTATATGTTAATGAAACAGCCCTGAGGATTGCCAAAATAGATGGTGCCTACAAATGGCATACCCATATGAATGAAGATGAATTCTTTTATGTATTAAAGGGTAAAATCTTCATTGATATGGAGAATGAGTCTATAGAGTTAAAAGAAGGCGAAGGTTTTTTAGTTAAGCGCGGGACCAGGCATCGCTCCCGTAGTGAAAAACCTGCTTATGTTTTACTTGTTGAACCAATCAAAACCAAGACCAAAGGCGAAGAATAAAATTCCTTATATTATGTAGGAACGGTTTCAAACTGCGGTCGTCCGGTCTTTGGAGTTAATTCGTAAGAATTTTATGTTAAAGCAAAAAAAATAATTTTAATGGGGTAAGGCTTAATAACCTCCTGATTAAATCAAGGGAATGGAATATGTCATTTATGGTACATAAGAATGCTATGAAATTTAATAAGATTATCCTCTCCCTTGAAGGGAGAGGATAAAGGTGAGGGTGAATATATTAATTGTCCCCTCACCCTTGCCCTCTCCCACAAGGGGGAGAGATTTGATATATCCGAGGAGGTAATATGGGAAATAGCTTTTTTGCGCTCTTACCGATAATTATATTTTTAGGTTTTTTAGTACCAATTGTAGGCATCTTTGTTATTATAATTCTAATAGGACTCAAAAAAACCAGAGCCAGCGAATGGCATGGGGTCGTGGTTGATAAAATCTATGCTACAAAAGAAAAAGAAAGAAAGGGAAGTTTAATTATGGGAAAGCGAAAGTTTTCCCATTTTTATACACTGGCCGTGAAGACTGATGATGGAGTGACTAAAAATATCGCAGTCACCAAAGAGATGTATGATAGTTGTGCAATCGGTGATAAATTAGTAAAACGCAAAGGTGCATTGAACCCCGTGAAAGAATTATGAAGTTTATTCTTGACCTTTTACTTCCCATTAATCTTGTAACTCTTGGTGGCTTAATTTTGATGATTCTGGGATTTTTGTTAATTCCTTTTCTCATTGGTTTTCCAATTTTTATCATCGGAATGCTTTTGCTTATTTACGGAATTTTAAGCCACTTTATCAAATTCCTGCCCGGTGGCAAAACTTTGCAAGATTATATAAAAACGCAGTCTAAAAAAAATTGAATGATACATAACAATTTATCCAACCATTCCACCATTCCACAATTGTAAAATAATGAAATAATAAAATTATAAAATTTGCAATGTCGCGCAATGTATAGATTTCAAAATTTTGAATTTTATTTATGAGATGTAGTGGCAGAGCTTGCTCTGCAAAGTGCATTTTTATCCATATTTTCCCTTACTTGCCTTTATCAATTGTCTTGCGATTTACAACCTATGTTTCACGAGTTGTTATTGCAATCACAAAAAATTTATAATTAGTATAATTAATTACAATGTGTCGTAAAGATTTAGATCTTATTATGCCGAGGATAAAATTATGAAAGAGTATCGCTGGATTTTGCTGGTCTCAATACTTTTTCTTTTCTGTTTTCCTTTTATTTATTCTTTACTGACTCAGGATGGATTGAACCCAATTATAAAGAATGTTCAACCATCTGTTGTATCTATACTGACATATGACATTGAAGGAAAAAATATTGGACAGGGAATTGGGTTTTTTATAAGTCAAAACGGTGATATTATTACCGCATATCATGTGCTTTTAGGCGCAAGTAGTGCGGAAATTAAAACAATAGATGGTAAACGGTATCCCATTGTCACGATTGTTGCTGAGGATGTAGAGAGTGACCTTATCCGTGCTTCTGTTGATATTCCTCAAAAGTTTGTTCACACTCTTAAAATAGGTGACTCTATTCCTGATGTGGGTGAGAAAGTGATAGTAATTGGTAACACATTGGAACTTGAGAGAACGGTTTCGGATGGAATCATATCTACAGTTCGGGAGACACCAAAATTTGGAAAAATTATTCAGATCACCGCACCTATATCTTCTAATTCAAGTGGTAGCCCGGTGTTAAATATAAATGGTGAAATCATTGGAGTGGCGACTTTTCAACTTACTGAGGGACAAAATTGTAATTTTGCGATTCCAATTGAAAAGGTGGCAAAACTTTTACCATCTAAGGTAGAAACATTCTCCCAATGGGGAGAAGGCAGAACAAGAAATTGGATTTCTTCTGCAGAAGGGCTTTATTATACAGGGATTTATTTTATTTCAATAGATGATTATAAAAAAGCCCTGCACTATTTTAAAAAAGCTGTAGAAAAAAATCCCCTTTATGCTGACGCCTATTTTCAAATCGGATATTGCAGCAATGAGCTTGGTTATTACTCAGAGGCGATAGAGGCTTATAAGCAGGTGATAAAGATAAGACCTGATGATGCTGATGCTCACTATAGTCTTGGTTTGACTTACGGAGACCTTGGTTATTATTCAGAATCAATAGAGGCCTATAAGCAGGCGATAAGGATAAGACCTGATGATGCTGATGTACACTATAATCTTGGTGTGATTTATGGAGAGCTTGGTCGTTATTCAGAGGCGATAGAGACCTTTAAGCAGGCGATAAGGATAAAACCGGATGATGTTGATGCACACTATAATCTTGGTTTGACTTATGGAAAGCTCGGTCGTTATTCAGAGGCGATAGAGGCCTTTAGGCAGGCGATAAGGATAAAACCTGATGATGCTGAAGCGAACTATAGTCTTGGTGTGGTTTATGGAGAGCTTGGTCGTTATTCAGAGGCGATAGAAGCCTATAAGCAGGCGATAAGGATAAAACCAGATTTTGCTGATGCACACTATAATCTTGGTATTATTTATTTGATAATTGAAGATAAAGGTTCCGCGCTGGATGAATACAAAATTCTTAAAGACCTTGATAGAAATTTGGCTAATGAATTATTTAATTCAATTAACAAGTGAAGTTATTGAAATTATCTAATTATCACCGCCTAACACAGCATAAAAGTCCGTGTCTAACGGCACTCACCCCAATTCCGCTTTCAGCATATCTTTGATCAGAAGATACAAAAAGGCGAGTAATTTTTTGAAAATTCATTTTTGAAGTCTGCGAATTATTAAATCCTAAAATTGACCAATAATTTATTCCATCATTTCATAATTATAAAATAATGGACTAATGAAATTATGGAATTTTCGCCAAAAGGGGGTTAACAATGGTGAAAAATAAATTATCGAAATTCTTCTCTATATTTCCCTGGCCAGATAAACCAGAACGTAAAGAGGGAAGCGAATATTTTAATTCCACAATAAAGAATATGCAAAAATTACTTGAACATCAATGGGTACGAATTTTTTTGAAAAAGAGAGAAATAAGAATTCTTGAAATATGTGGTGGTGCAGGTTTTGGTGGCGTTGCATTATCTAAATTGCTCATGGATAAAAGTTTAGATGTGGCTTTGGTGATAACAGATTTAAGAAAAGAAGCATTAAAAAAGGCTAAAAAATGGGGAGAAAAAGTGCTCAGGAAAAAGATTTTTACAAAAATAATTGATGCAAAAGAAATTTATAGATTGAAAAAAAAAGTTTGATATAGTCCTTATGTATGGACTCTCAACACCGCACTTTAATCCCTGGGAGATAATTAAAGTGTTTTTAGGCGCCTGTGAATGTCTTGAAGACGATGGCATTTTCATAATAGATGAAGTAGATAGAAGATATGGTATTTTTCTTACGAGAGGTTATCAACACTTACTTGCAGAAGGGGATGAAGATAAATTCGTCTTAAGTTTTCACAGTGGTTATGATATGTTAAAAGGGACTTTTTCAAGGACACATTTTAATCCAATTTTTCCTAAAAAAGGAGTTACAATGGAACTATTTTTCTGGGGACTTGCCGAGATTGGTGCATTTACCTTTTTGTTCTTTAAAGATGTTGATTTTGTTAACCTCGACGGCACAAGGCACTTTATTTTGGGGTATGGACCAAGAAGGATGCTAAAATCTAAAGATTTCCGGGGACCATTTTTGTTTAGAAAAAATAAATAAAATAGAGTTTTATCTTCAAAGGAGGTGCATTTATGAAAACTCATGCACTGATTTTATGTCTCATATTATTAGCTTCCAATCTGATTGCTCAAGTACCATTATGTACCGATTTTCATTTCGCCAAAAATTTCAAAACCGACCTCAATGGTGATGGTAAAAAAGATAACATAATCCTTATTGATACAAAAGAAACGGGCAAGTTTACCTTGAAGGTGAATAATAAAGCTATTGACGGAAAATTGAGTGCCGAAATTGATGGTTTTATTGTTGTTGATATTGATACAACAGATAAATATAAAGAAATTGCAGTCCATACACCCGGAGAAAGCGACGATGATGAATATCTGGTTTACTGGTATGATGGTAAGGAGATAAAAGAAATGGGGTATTTGACACGCTGGCCCGATTTTAAGGGCGATGGGACTATCATCGTTGGTGATTGGATGGGATTCTGGACAAAATGGGATAAGTATGTGCTTGATGCTGAATCGAGAAAGATTATATTGGTTCCGCAGGAAATTTATGCAGTAAATGAAGAAGGAACTGTCCGCGAACCATTTTCGATTTATAAATCCAAATCAGAAACTGAGATTGTAGAGATTCTTATCCCCAGCACCCGGATACAAATCCTTACTTGTGCATTTTCTGGTGGTAATTATCTTTCGGACTGGTATTTAATAAGAACTTCAAATAATCTTATTGGTTGGGCACGCTTAGAATCATTTTATGACAAAGTCGATGGACTTCACTGGGCAGATTGATATGGAAGTCCTCGCGCCTTCCTCTTGCTTATAGGGAAAGAAATCTACAAAGCCATTTCCTTTTAATGGAAGATGATTAAGGTGAGGGTGAATATATTAATTGTCCCCTCACTCTTGCTTTCTCCCACAAGGGGAGAGGGATTTGATATATCTGAGGAGGTGTTGTGACTACATTTCGGGAAATAATTATTGGTGAAGGAGAAGTTATATCAATAGGAAAATATAAAATCGCTTTCGCAAGAGTTTGGGCAGAGAAGGGAGAAAAAGTAAAAAAAGCATGGGTTTCAGTGGCAGAAAAGGGCGTTGAAGGAAGCAGTCAGGATTTAGAATTACAGGAAGGCGAAAAAATTGAACTTGGTGATATGAGGCTAATTGTAGATAAAATCAATCTATTTTCTGAATGCTCTAAATGTATAATTTTGAAAATGATTGAGAAGGAGTAGAATTATGAAACAGATAATCATTGAAAGTGAAAGCATCGGGAAAATTAGAGTTGAGATAACCGAAGAAAACCCAAAGACGGCAGAAAAATTTTTGAAGATTCTACCCATTGAAGCGAAGGCAAATCTCTGGGGTGAGGAAATCTATTTTAAAATTCCGATAGATAAAATTGAACCCGAAAACCCACGGCAGGTTGTAAAAGAAGGTGAAATAGCAATCTGGATTGAAGAGCCATCGCTATGCATATTTTTTGGCAAGACACCGGTAAGTAACGATAAAGAGATAAGGGCTTATAGTGATGTGAATGTAATTGGCAGAGTAAAAGGAGACTGTAAAGTATTTAGAAAGGTGAAAAATGGAAATGAGATAAAAGTCTACGTTTCTGAAGATTGAACTAATTACCTGTCCAAGGTTAATTAATAATGTTACCTTGACCGCCTGAATTTCGTCTTATAGACAAAGGAGGTTACAATGCAACACTGGATTTCTTTCCTTGTGCCAATAGTCGCAATAATAATGGGATGTTGTATAGCGATTATTGCGATAATATCCGGTTCGCTTGAAAAAAGAAAATATTACGAATCAGTAACCAAGGCGATTGAAGCAGGCAAGAGTGTTCAGGAGATAAAAGAACTAATTGGTGAAACTCCTGATAAAAAATGGAATTATCAACATCAGGAAGAAAAAAGTCAAAGAGTCGGGCAGCATTTAAAAAATGGAATTATAGCATTGGGCGTAGGCATTGGTAGTATTGTATTTGGATATATTCAATCATATCGGATTCTCATAGGAGCTGGTGTATGGATCTGTATAGTGGGTCTTTCTTACATCTTAGTCCATTTTATCCAATCCCGAATATAGAATTTTTATAACAACTGCTCTTGGACCACCGACTTGTTGAACTTGTAATTAGAAGTAAAAATGGCGATGAGAAGGCAATGGCTGAACTTATTACTGAATACAAACAACTAATTTTTACTCTTGCCTATCGTGTTGTAGGTGATTATGATATGGGTATGGATATCTGCCAGGAGACCTTCATAAAGGCATTTCAGAACTTAAATAAGTTAAAACATCCTGAAAAGTTTAAAACCTATCTTTGCAGTATTGCCCGGAATCTTGCCTATGACCATTTAAGAAAAAAAGGGAAAATTCAAGAAAATTCACAGCAGAATTATGACTCAATCGACCTAACCAGGGTTGAAGATAAAACAGCAGAGATTAGAAAAAAGGTGATTATCCAGAATGCTCTTGAGAAGTTAAATCCGCGTGACCGATTGCTTCTCACTTTATTCTATTATCAAAATTTTGATATAAGAGAAATAGCTGAAGTTGTTGGAATAAGCCCCGAAAATGTGAAGGTTTCTTTAAGTCGTGCAAGAATTAGATTAAGAGAAAAATTAAAGGGTTATGAAGAAGAACTCCTGTCCTGATATTAATAAATTAATTGAGTATAGGTTGGATCTTTTATCCGATAATGAGAGGGGGCAAATAGAAAAACATCTTTTGAAGTGCCAAGAATGTCAAAAGAAAGTAGCA
Encoded proteins:
- a CDS encoding tetratricopeptide repeat protein, which produces MKEYRWILLVSILFLFCFPFIYSLLTQDGLNPIIKNVQPSVVSILTYDIEGKNIGQGIGFFISQNGDIITAYHVLLGASSAEIKTIDGKRYPIVTIVAEDVESDLIRASVDIPQKFVHTLKIGDSIPDVGEKVIVIGNTLELERTVSDGIISTVRETPKFGKIIQITAPISSNSSGSPVLNINGEIIGVATFQLTEGQNCNFAIPIEKVAKLLPSKVETFSQWGEGRTRNWISSAEGLYYTGIYFISIDDYKKALHYFKKAVEKNPLYADAYFQIGYCSNELGYYSEAIEAYKQVIKIRPDDADAHYSLGLTYGDLGYYSESIEAYKQAIRIRPDDADVHYNLGVIYGELGRYSEAIETFKQAIRIKPDDVDAHYNLGLTYGKLGRYSEAIEAFRQAIRIKPDDAEANYSLGVVYGELGRYSEAIEAYKQAIRIKPDFADAHYNLGIIYLIIEDKGSALDEYKILKDLDRNLANELFNSINK
- a CDS encoding cupin domain-containing protein, which gives rise to MNKITFKDIDKKLKEAWQPQDVVYVNETALRIAKIDGAYKWHTHMNEDEFFYVLKGKIFIDMENESIELKEGEGFLVKRGTRHRSRSEKPAYVLLVEPIKTKTKGEE
- a CDS encoding sigma-70 family RNA polymerase sigma factor, whose protein sequence is MDHRLVELVIRSKNGDEKAMAELITEYKQLIFTLAYRVVGDYDMGMDICQETFIKAFQNLNKLKHPEKFKTYLCSIARNLAYDHLRKKGKIQENSQQNYDSIDLTRVEDKTAEIRKKVIIQNALEKLNPRDRLLLTLFYYQNFDIREIAEVVGISPENVKVSLSRARIRLREKLKGYEEELLS
- a CDS encoding cyclophilin-like fold protein, with translation MKQIIIESESIGKIRVEITEENPKTAEKFLKILPIEAKANLWGEEIYFKIPIDKIEPENPRQVVKEGEIAIWIEEPSLCIFFGKTPVSNDKEIRAYSDVNVIGRVKGDCKVFRKVKNGNEIKVYVSED
- a CDS encoding carboxyl transferase domain-containing protein: MYKIESKINPNSSEFKENYEAMEQAVKILKERLELVRKGGPEYMHKKHKERGKLFVRDRIKLLLDPNTPFLELSPLAAWDMYDNEHPSAAIITGIGVVHGREVMVIAHDATVKGGTYVPETIKKHIRAQEIAIENRLPCIYLVDSGGIFLPLQVGTFPDRFHFGRIFYNQAIMSAMNIPQISVVMGFCTAGGAYQPAMSDEVVHVKGTGTIYIGGPPLVKAATGEVVTEEELGGADVHCRISGVSDHYAINDEQAIEITRNIVENLGRQPKYPLERVEPKEPAYDPKELYGIIPKDLRKPFDMREVIARIVDNSEFHEFKELYGQTLVCGFARIMGYPVGILANNGVLFSESSQKGAHFIELCCVRKIPLIFLQNITGFIVGKRYEHQGIAKDGAKLVHAVANAQVPKFTVIIGGSYGAGNYGMCGRAYDPRLLFMWPTARICVMGGEQAADVLTDIKVKALEKEGRKLTPKEIAEIRKPILAKYEYESSAYYSTARIWDDGIIDPVDTRTVLGLGIAMSLNAPIPEHKFGVFRM